A DNA window from Streptomyces sp. B21-083 contains the following coding sequences:
- the glnA gene encoding type I glutamate--ammonia ligase, whose product MFQNADDAKKYIADEDVKFVDVRFCDLPGVMQHFTLPASAFDPDEELAFDGSSIRGFQAIHESDMALRADLSTARVDPFRRDKTVNINFFIHDPITGEQYSRDPRNVAKKAEAYLASTGIADTAYFGPEAEFYVFDSVRFATGANESFYHIDSEAGAWNTGAVENNRGYKVRYKGGYFPTPPVDHFADLRAEISLELANSGLEVERQHHEVGTAGQAEINYKFNTLLAAADDLQLFKYIVKNVAWRNGKTATFMPKPIFGDNGSGMHVHQSLWTGGQPLFYDEAGYAGLSDIARYYIGGILKHAPSLLAFTNPTVNSYHRLVPGFEAPINMVYSQRNRSAAMRIPITGSNPKAKRVEFRAPDSSGNPYLAFSALLLAGLDGIKNKIEPAEPIDKDLYELAPEEHASVAQVPTSLPAVLDSLERDHEFLLQGDVFTPDLIETWIDFKRTNEIAPLQLRPHPHEFELYFDV is encoded by the coding sequence ATGTTCCAGAACGCCGACGACGCCAAGAAGTACATCGCGGATGAGGACGTCAAGTTCGTCGACGTCCGCTTCTGCGACCTGCCGGGTGTGATGCAGCACTTCACACTGCCGGCGTCGGCCTTCGACCCGGACGAGGAACTGGCCTTCGACGGCTCCTCGATCCGAGGATTCCAGGCCATCCACGAGTCCGACATGGCGCTCCGCGCCGACCTGTCCACGGCGCGGGTCGACCCGTTCCGCCGTGACAAGACGGTCAACATCAACTTCTTCATCCACGACCCGATCACGGGCGAGCAGTACTCCCGTGACCCGCGCAACGTGGCCAAGAAGGCCGAGGCATACCTGGCGTCGACCGGTATCGCGGACACCGCGTACTTCGGTCCCGAGGCCGAGTTCTACGTCTTCGACAGCGTGCGCTTCGCCACCGGCGCGAACGAGTCCTTCTACCACATCGACTCCGAGGCCGGCGCCTGGAACACCGGTGCGGTCGAGAACAACCGTGGCTACAAGGTCCGCTACAAGGGCGGTTACTTCCCGACCCCGCCGGTCGACCACTTCGCCGACCTGCGTGCCGAGATCTCCCTGGAGCTGGCCAACTCCGGCCTCGAGGTCGAGCGCCAGCACCACGAGGTGGGCACGGCCGGCCAGGCCGAGATCAACTACAAGTTCAACACGCTGCTCGCCGCGGCCGACGACCTCCAGCTCTTCAAGTACATCGTGAAGAACGTGGCGTGGCGCAACGGCAAGACCGCGACCTTCATGCCGAAGCCGATCTTCGGTGACAACGGCTCGGGCATGCACGTGCACCAGTCGCTGTGGACCGGCGGCCAGCCGCTCTTCTACGACGAGGCCGGTTACGCGGGCCTGTCGGACATCGCCCGCTACTACATCGGCGGCATCCTCAAGCACGCCCCGTCGCTGCTCGCGTTCACCAACCCGACGGTGAACTCGTACCACCGCCTGGTCCCGGGCTTCGAGGCGCCGATCAACATGGTGTACTCGCAGCGCAACCGTTCCGCGGCCATGCGTATCCCGATCACGGGCTCCAACCCGAAGGCCAAGCGCGTCGAGTTCCGCGCGCCCGACTCCTCCGGCAACCCGTACCTCGCCTTCTCGGCCCTGCTGCTGGCGGGCCTGGACGGCATCAAGAACAAGATCGAGCCGGCCGAGCCGATCGACAAGGACCTGTACGAGCTGGCTCCCGAGGAGCACGCGAGCGTGGCGCAGGTCCCGACCTCCCTCCCGGCGGTCCTCGACTCCCTCGAGCGCGACCACGAGTTCCTCCTCCAGGGCGACGTCTTCACGCCGGACCTGATCGAGACGTGGATCGACTTCAAGCGCACGAACGAGATCGCGCCGCTGCAGCTGCGTCCGCACCCGCACGAGTTCGAGCTGTACTTCGACGTGTGA
- the lipA gene encoding lipoyl synthase, with translation MSAVAPDGRKMLRLEVRNAQTPIERKPEWIKTRAKMGPEYTKMQNLVKSEGLHTVCQEAGCPNIYECWEDREATFLIGGDQCTRRCDFCQIDTGKPEALDRDEPRRVGESVVTMDLNYATITGVARDDLEDGGAWLYAETVRQIHQQTEGRAEGRTKVELLAPDFNAVPELLAEVFSSRPEVFAHNVETVPRIFKRIRPGFRYDRSLKVITDARDYGLVTKSNLILGMGETREEVSEALRQLHEAGCELITITQYLRPTVRHHPVERWVKPHEFVELKEEAEQIGFSGVMSGPLVRSSYRAGRLYQMAIEKRGSYIASQAV, from the coding sequence GTGTCCGCAGTCGCACCCGACGGACGCAAGATGCTGCGCCTGGAGGTCCGGAACGCCCAGACCCCCATCGAGCGCAAGCCCGAGTGGATCAAGACCCGGGCGAAAATGGGTCCCGAGTACACGAAGATGCAGAACCTCGTGAAGAGCGAGGGCCTGCACACCGTCTGCCAGGAAGCCGGCTGCCCCAATATCTACGAGTGCTGGGAGGACCGCGAGGCCACCTTCCTCATCGGCGGCGACCAGTGCACCCGGCGCTGCGACTTCTGCCAGATCGACACGGGCAAGCCCGAGGCCCTCGACCGCGACGAGCCCCGCCGTGTCGGGGAGTCCGTGGTCACGATGGACCTCAACTACGCCACCATCACCGGCGTCGCCCGCGACGACCTGGAGGACGGCGGCGCCTGGCTGTACGCCGAGACCGTGCGCCAGATCCACCAGCAGACGGAGGGGCGCGCGGAAGGCCGTACCAAGGTCGAACTGCTCGCGCCCGACTTCAACGCCGTACCGGAGCTGCTCGCCGAGGTCTTCTCCTCCCGGCCCGAGGTCTTCGCGCACAACGTCGAGACGGTCCCGCGCATCTTCAAGCGCATCCGCCCCGGCTTCCGCTACGACCGCTCGCTCAAGGTCATCACCGACGCCCGCGACTACGGTCTGGTCACGAAGTCGAACCTGATCCTCGGCATGGGCGAGACCCGCGAGGAGGTCAGCGAGGCACTGCGCCAGCTGCACGAGGCCGGTTGCGAGCTGATCACCATCACGCAGTACCTGCGTCCGACCGTCCGGCACCACCCCGTCGAGCGCTGGGTAAAGCCGCACGAGTTCGTCGAGCTGAAGGAGGAGGCCGAGCAGATCGGCTTCTCCGGGGTCATGTCCGGCCCGCTGGTGCGCTCCTCGTACCGCGCCGGCCGCCTCTACCAGATGGCCATCGAGAAGCGCGGTTCCTACATCGCCTCCCAGGCGGTCTGA
- a CDS encoding RDD family protein yields MDNRDAIGSWLSGPRAAAEDAGVDFGYRGEQLGLPEEGPGSIARPGRRLGALAVDWGLCLLIAYGLLTDGYNQATGNWALLIFFLMGAVTVGTVGFTPGKRLFGLRVVALDTGRVNPLRALVRTALLCVAIPAMIWDRDGRGLHDRLARTVEVRI; encoded by the coding sequence GTGGACAACAGGGACGCAATCGGCTCGTGGCTCTCCGGACCGCGCGCAGCCGCGGAGGATGCCGGTGTCGACTTCGGATACCGGGGCGAACAGCTCGGTCTGCCGGAGGAGGGGCCGGGCTCGATCGCCCGCCCGGGCCGCCGCCTCGGCGCACTGGCCGTCGACTGGGGCCTGTGCCTCCTGATCGCATACGGCCTGCTCACCGACGGCTACAACCAGGCGACCGGCAACTGGGCCCTGCTGATCTTCTTCCTGATGGGCGCGGTGACCGTCGGTACCGTCGGCTTCACGCCGGGCAAGCGCCTCTTCGGCCTGCGCGTGGTCGCCCTGGACACCGGCCGGGTGAACCCTCTGCGTGCCCTGGTCCGCACGGCCCTGCTGTGCGTCGCCATTCCGGCCATGATCTGGGACCGCGACGGCCGAGGGCTGCACGACCGGCTGGCCCGCACCGTGGAAGTACGGATCTGA
- the lipB gene encoding lipoyl(octanoyl) transferase LipB, with product MGFGADGVEYVDYQAAWDEQRRVHAARFADEIPDTCLLLEHHPVYTAGRRTDPSERPLDGTPVIDVDRGGKITWHGPGQLVGYPIQKLPRPVDVVAHVRRLEDALIRTCAEFGVETSRVEGRSGVWVLGDPVEQRPASTRGGLSLDLDPRLHDDEFDPRMNGPEYAPSNAGQRREDRKVAAIGIRVAKGVTMHGFSLNVNPDNVWFDRIIPCGIRDAGVTSLANELGRDVTVGEVLPVVERQLRDVLEHAELRARVVEGASA from the coding sequence ATGGGATTCGGCGCCGACGGCGTCGAGTACGTCGACTACCAGGCGGCCTGGGACGAGCAGCGCCGGGTGCACGCGGCCCGTTTCGCGGACGAGATCCCCGACACCTGCCTGCTCCTCGAACACCACCCGGTCTACACGGCCGGCCGGCGCACCGACCCGAGCGAGCGCCCCCTGGACGGCACCCCGGTCATCGACGTGGACCGCGGCGGCAAGATCACCTGGCACGGTCCTGGCCAGCTGGTGGGCTACCCCATCCAGAAGCTGCCGCGTCCGGTGGACGTCGTGGCGCACGTACGGCGGCTGGAGGACGCGCTGATCCGTACCTGCGCGGAGTTCGGGGTGGAGACGTCCCGGGTGGAGGGGCGCAGCGGGGTGTGGGTGCTGGGCGACCCGGTCGAGCAGCGGCCGGCGTCCACGCGTGGTGGTCTCTCGCTGGATCTGGATCCCCGGCTGCACGACGACGAGTTCGACCCCCGGATGAACGGGCCCGAGTACGCGCCGTCCAACGCCGGTCAGCGGCGGGAGGACCGGAAGGTCGCGGCGATCGGGATCCGGGTGGCGAAGGGAGTCACCATGCACGGCTTCTCGCTGAACGTGAACCCGGACAACGTCTGGTTCGACCGGATCATCCCGTGCGGGATCCGGGACGCGGGGGTCACGTCGCTCGCGAACGAGCTGGGGCGGGATGTGACGGTGGGAGAGGTTCTGCCCGTGGTGGAGCGGCAGTTGCGGGATGTGCTGGAGCACGCGGAGCTGCGGGCGAGGGTGGTGGAGGGGGCTTCCGCGTAA
- a CDS encoding regulator — MTERPAQRTPNRQLAALIAEAGFSNAGLARRVDQLGLEHGLDLRYDKTSVTRWLRGQQPRGTTPALIAEVFTRRLGRRLSAQDLGLDACAPVYAGLEFAASPEEAVDIVSGLWRKDSGSHAELRKIAFTPAGLVVPSRDWLIGRPDDRVGRGDQPVVRVPVQGRSGVPRQRGQVERGPGQKVTGGDISALRSVGELFRTLDDAYGGGHARQALVRYLEHETEPMLRGTYGEQTGRRLFAAASDLTRLAGWTSYDIAAHGLAQRYFVQALRLAQAAGDRAYGSYVLATMSRQAVYLGHGREAVQLARVAQQGVGTTAPPVVQSLLHACEARAHGVLGEVRACTASLVRAERALEAARPGDEVPHWARFFDEAQLADEFGHCHRDLQQFRAAVQHAERSLQLRAPAFARSRLFCLVVLASARLGLGELDQACLLGAEAASAAAEMRSVRAAEYVRDFERRLEPYKDAAPVRGYRDKVAALG; from the coding sequence ATGACGGAACGACCCGCGCAGCGCACTCCCAATCGACAGCTCGCCGCGCTCATCGCAGAAGCGGGATTCTCCAACGCGGGTCTGGCCCGCCGAGTGGACCAGCTCGGTCTCGAACACGGCCTTGATCTCAGATACGACAAGACATCGGTGACCCGCTGGCTGCGGGGACAGCAGCCCCGCGGCACCACCCCCGCCCTCATCGCCGAGGTGTTCACCCGGCGCCTCGGGCGACGCCTCAGCGCTCAGGATCTCGGGCTCGACGCCTGCGCGCCCGTCTACGCGGGGCTGGAGTTCGCGGCCAGCCCCGAGGAGGCCGTCGACATCGTCAGCGGGCTGTGGCGCAAGGACTCAGGCAGCCACGCCGAGCTGCGCAAGATCGCCTTCACTCCGGCCGGGCTCGTCGTGCCCAGCCGGGACTGGCTGATCGGGCGGCCCGACGACCGGGTCGGACGCGGCGACCAGCCCGTCGTACGGGTGCCCGTGCAGGGGCGGTCCGGCGTACCCCGGCAGCGTGGGCAGGTCGAGCGCGGACCCGGGCAGAAGGTCACCGGAGGCGACATCTCCGCGCTCCGCTCGGTCGGCGAGCTGTTCCGCACCCTCGACGACGCCTACGGGGGCGGCCACGCACGCCAGGCCCTCGTCCGCTACCTGGAACACGAGACCGAGCCCATGCTGCGCGGCACCTACGGCGAGCAGACCGGCCGCCGCCTGTTCGCCGCCGCCTCCGACCTCACCCGGCTCGCGGGCTGGACGTCGTACGACATCGCCGCGCACGGCCTCGCCCAGCGCTACTTCGTCCAGGCGCTCCGGCTCGCGCAGGCGGCCGGGGACCGGGCGTACGGCTCGTACGTACTGGCCACCATGAGCCGCCAGGCCGTCTACCTCGGGCACGGGCGGGAGGCCGTGCAGCTCGCGAGGGTGGCCCAGCAGGGTGTCGGCACCACCGCGCCGCCCGTCGTGCAGTCCCTGCTGCACGCGTGCGAGGCGCGCGCCCACGGGGTGCTGGGCGAGGTCCGGGCCTGCACCGCCTCCCTCGTCCGGGCCGAACGGGCACTCGAAGCGGCCCGGCCCGGTGACGAAGTCCCGCACTGGGCGAGGTTCTTCGACGAGGCCCAGCTCGCCGACGAGTTCGGGCACTGCCATCGCGATCTCCAGCAGTTCCGCGCCGCCGTCCAGCACGCGGAGCGCTCGCTCCAGCTGCGCGCCCCCGCCTTCGCGCGCAGCCGCCTCTTCTGCCTGGTCGTGCTCGCCTCGGCCCGGCTGGGCCTCGGCGAGCTCGACCAGGCGTGCCTGCTGGGTGCCGAGGCGGCGAGCGCGGCGGCGGAGATGCGCTCGGTGCGGGCGGCCGAGTACGTCCGGGACTTCGAGCGGCGCCTGGAGCCCTACAAGGACGCGGCACCGGTCAGGGGGTACCGCGACAAGGTCGCCGCGCTCGGCTGA
- a CDS encoding class II glutamine amidotransferase, translating into MCRWIAYSGTPIVLSQVLFKPAHSLIDQSLHSRMGVETTNGDGFGLGWYSEDPAATPAVLRDVGPAWNNRNLREVAHHVRSGLFFAHIRATTGTAVQQSNCHPFRNGRWMWMHNGMINGFHLLRRDLALAVDPALYPDIEGSTDSELMFFLALTFGLTEDPPAAVARMAGLIERRGHEHGIQYPLQMTVAVADGERVWAFRYSSEGHSRSLFFSTRVDTLRALHPDTEFLREVSDDTRLVVSEPLGDLPGAWNAVPESSYGIIQPGQDVIRAFQPDLQGASARG; encoded by the coding sequence ATGTGCCGCTGGATTGCCTACTCGGGTACCCCCATCGTTCTCAGCCAGGTCCTCTTCAAGCCCGCGCACTCCTTGATCGACCAGAGCCTGCACTCCCGCATGGGGGTGGAGACGACCAATGGCGACGGCTTCGGCCTCGGCTGGTACTCCGAGGACCCCGCCGCCACTCCGGCTGTCCTGCGGGACGTGGGCCCGGCGTGGAACAACCGCAATCTGCGGGAGGTCGCCCACCACGTTCGCTCGGGTCTCTTCTTCGCCCATATCAGAGCAACGACCGGGACAGCCGTGCAGCAGTCCAACTGCCACCCCTTCCGGAACGGTCGATGGATGTGGATGCACAACGGGATGATCAACGGATTCCACCTCCTGCGGCGTGACCTCGCTCTGGCCGTTGATCCGGCCCTGTATCCCGACATCGAGGGTTCCACCGACTCCGAGCTCATGTTCTTCCTCGCCCTCACCTTCGGCCTGACAGAGGATCCTCCCGCTGCCGTGGCGCGCATGGCGGGCCTGATCGAGAGAAGGGGACACGAGCACGGCATCCAGTACCCCCTTCAGATGACCGTCGCGGTGGCCGACGGCGAACGCGTATGGGCCTTCCGCTACTCCAGCGAAGGCCACTCACGGTCGTTGTTCTTCAGCACCAGAGTGGACACCCTGCGCGCACTCCACCCGGATACCGAGTTCCTCCGTGAGGTCTCCGACGACACCCGCCTCGTCGTGTCCGAACCGCTGGGCGACCTCCCCGGCGCCTGGAACGCGGTACCCGAGAGCAGTTACGGCATCATCCAGCCGGGCCAAGACGTGATCCGCGCCTTCCAGCCCGATCTCCAAGGCGCCTCGGCCCGGGGTTGA
- a CDS encoding DUF4191 domain-containing protein — translation MARKEPAADAANPGRLKQIALTYKMTRKADKKIGLVLAAVGISTLGVFLAIGFLIGHPIYLGILGLLLAFLATAIVFGRRAERAAFGQMEGQPGAAAAVLDNIGRGWTTTPAVAMNRSQDVVHRAVGKAGIVLVAEGNPNRVKSLLAAEKRKMSRIVADVPVHDLLVGTGEGQIELKKLRTTMLKLPRVLAGPQVTATNDRLRAMGDLMSNMPLPKGPMPKGMRMPRGGKTR, via the coding sequence ATGGCGAGGAAGGAACCCGCGGCGGACGCCGCGAACCCCGGGCGACTCAAGCAGATCGCTCTTACGTACAAAATGACCCGCAAGGCCGACAAAAAAATCGGTCTTGTACTCGCGGCTGTCGGAATCAGCACCCTCGGTGTCTTCCTCGCGATCGGCTTCCTGATCGGTCACCCGATCTATCTCGGCATTCTCGGCCTTCTGCTCGCCTTCCTCGCGACGGCGATCGTGTTCGGGCGCCGGGCCGAGCGGGCGGCCTTCGGGCAGATGGAGGGCCAGCCGGGTGCCGCCGCTGCCGTGCTGGACAACATCGGCCGAGGCTGGACGACTACTCCGGCGGTGGCGATGAACCGCAGCCAGGACGTGGTGCACCGCGCGGTCGGCAAGGCCGGCATCGTGCTGGTCGCCGAGGGCAACCCGAACCGGGTGAAGAGCCTGCTGGCCGCCGAGAAGCGGAAGATGTCCCGCATCGTCGCGGACGTGCCGGTGCACGACCTGCTGGTCGGCACGGGCGAGGGCCAGATCGAGCTGAAGAAGCTCCGCACGACCATGCTGAAGCTGCCGCGCGTTCTCGCCGGCCCCCAGGTGACCGCGACCAACGACCGACTGCGGGCGATGGGCGACCTGATGAGCAACATGCCGCTGCCGAAGGGTCCGATGCCCAAGGGGATGCGCATGCCGCGCGGCGGCAAGACCCGCTGA
- a CDS encoding SCO2583/SCO2584 N-terminal domain-containing protein encodes MTEKSEHDDREREFDFRWARDAPHKEPSARARMLAARWKENPPEPVPFRGEPEGSGPRRSSWISTAIVLGCVGAIILLLGYAQFRAPY; translated from the coding sequence ATGACGGAGAAGTCCGAACACGACGACCGTGAGCGGGAGTTCGACTTCCGATGGGCGCGCGACGCCCCGCACAAGGAGCCTTCCGCCCGGGCCCGTATGCTCGCGGCCCGCTGGAAGGAGAACCCGCCGGAGCCGGTGCCGTTCCGGGGTGAACCCGAGGGGTCGGGGCCGCGCAGATCGTCGTGGATATCGACGGCCATAGTCCTCGGCTGCGTCGGCGCGATCATCCTCCTGCTGGGGTACGCCCAGTTCCGCGCGCCGTACTAG
- a CDS encoding SCO2195 family GlnR-regulated protein — MQAAPVSATPIPSFTDALRAVESLLMGNGQRIARQNAWTSVLEDRRRAKDRVEAQRVLEQSVAAHL; from the coding sequence ATGCAGGCCGCGCCCGTTAGCGCCACGCCCATCCCGTCCTTCACCGACGCGCTGCGCGCAGTCGAGTCGTTGCTCATGGGCAACGGCCAGCGCATCGCCCGCCAGAACGCCTGGACCTCCGTCCTGGAGGACCGCCGCCGCGCCAAGGACCGGGTCGAGGCGCAGCGCGTCCTCGAACAGTCCGTGGCCGCACACCTCTGA